In one window of Anser cygnoides isolate HZ-2024a breed goose chromosome 3, Taihu_goose_T2T_genome, whole genome shotgun sequence DNA:
- the MCM3 gene encoding DNA replication licensing factor MCM3 yields the protein MAAPAGGLEDAELREAQRDYLDFLDDEEDQGVYHSKVRDMISDNQYRLLVSINDLRRKNEKRASRLLNNAFEELVAFQRALKDFVASVDATYAKQYEDFYIGLEGSFGSKHVSPRTLTACFLSCIVCVEGIVTKCSLVRPKVVRSVHYCPATKKTIERRYTDLTSLDAFPSSSVYPTKDEENNPLETEFGLSVYKDHQTITIQEMPEKAPAGQLPRSVDVILDDDLVDKVKPGDRIQVVGTYRCLPGKKGGYTSGTFRTILIACHVKQMSKDARPLYSATDVAKIKRFSKSRSKDIFDQLARSLAPSIHGHEFIKKAILCMLLGGVEKILENGSRIRGDINILLIGDPSVAKSQLLRYVLSTAPRAIATTGRGSSGVGLTAAITTDQETGERRLEAGAMVLADRGVVCIDEFDKMSDIDRTAIHEVMEQGRVTIAKAGMHARLNSRCSVLAAANPVYGRYDQYKTPMENIGLQDSLLSRFDLLFIVLDQMDPEQDREISDHVLRMHRYRNPNEQDGDAMPLGSAVEILATDDPDFAQEEEQELQVYEKHDDLLHGPNRRKEKIVSMEFMRKYIHVAKMIKPVLTQESANYIAEEYSRLRSQNQMGSDIARTSPVTARTLETLIRLSTAHAKARMNKTVDLQDAEAALELVQFAYFKKVLEKEKKRKKQVEEDSETEKEDEETQPKEEGRKQRRKKARTEGQEESYDPYDFSDAEQEMPEVQAHTPKTPEASASGEAKKPELADPRLKAFKAALLEVFKASHAQSVGLKSVMESINRDNPEPFSLPEVKLALAHMQDDNQIMVSDDIIFLI from the exons atggcgGCGCCGGCGGGAGGGCTGGAGGACGCGGAGCTGCGGGAGGCGCAGCGCGATTACCTCGATTTTTTGGACGATGAG GAGGATCAAGGGGTTTACCACAGCAAGGTGCGCGACATGATCAGCGACAACCAGTACCGCCTCCTGGTCAGCATCAACGACCTGCGGCGGAAGAACGAGAAGAGAGCCAGCCG GCTTTTGAACAACGCCTTTGAGGAGCTCGTCGCCTTCCAGCGTGCTCTGAAGGATTTCGTGGCCTCCGTCGACGCCACCTATGCCAAGCAGTACGAGGACTTCTACATCGGGCTGGAGGGCAGCTTCGGCTCCAAGCACGTCTCGCCGCGGACGCTGACCGCCTGCTTCCTGAGCTGCATTGTCTGCGTGGAGGGCATCGTGACGAAAT GCTCTCTGGTCCGTCCCAAGGTCGTCCGCAGCGTCCACTATTGCCCCGCGACCAAGAAGACCATCGAGCGCCGGTACACAGACCTGACGTCCCTGGATGCTTTCCCGTCCAGCTCTGTCTACCCTACAAAG GATGAAGAGAATAACCCCCTGGAGACGGAGTTTGGCCTCTCGGTCTACAAGGACCACCAGACCATCACCATCCAGGAGATGCCTGAGAAGGCACCAGCCGGGCAGCTGCCACGCTCGGTGGATGTCATTCTGGACGATGACCTGGTGGACAAGGTGAAGCCTGGGGACCGCATCCAGGTGGTCGGCACGTACCGCTGCCTGCCGGGAAAGAAAGGCGGTTACACCTCGGGGACGTTCAG GACTATCCTCATTGCCTGCCACGTGAAGCAGATGAGCAAAGACGCTCGGCCTCTCTACTCCGCTACTGATGTGGCCAAGATCAAGAGGTTCAGCAAGAGTCGATCCAAG GATATCTTTGACCAGCTGGCGAGGTCCCTGGCGCCCAGCATCCATGGGCACGAGTTCATCAAGAAGGCCATCCTCTGCATGCTGCTGGGAGGGGTGGAGAAAATCCTGGAGAACGGGAGCCGCATCCGAGGGGACATCAACATCTTGCTGATAG GAGACCCTTCTGTCGCCAAGTCTCAGCTGCTGCGCTACGTGCTGAGCACCGCGCCCCGCGCCATTGCCACCACCGGCAGGGGCTCCTCCGGCGTTGGCCTGACTGCTGCCATCACCACCGACCAAGAAACCG gtGAGCGGCGCCTGGAAGCGGGGGCCATGGTGCTGGCAGACCGGGGCGTGGTGTGCATCGACGAGTTCGACAAGATGTCCGACATCGACCGCACGGCCATACACgaggtgatggagcagggcCGCGTCACCATCGCCAAGGCCGGCATGCACGCTCGCCTCAACTCCCGCTGCAGCGTCCTGGCGGCAGCCAACCCCGTCTACGGCCGG TACGACCAGTACAAGACGCCCATGGAGAACATCGGCCTGCAGGACTCCTTGCTCTCCCGCTTTGACCTGCTCTTCATCGTGCTGGACCAGATGGACCCCGAGCAGGACAGGGAGATCTCGGACCACGTCCTGCGGATGCACCGCTACCGCAACCCCAACGAGCAGGACGGGGACG CCATGCCCCTGGGCAGCGCCGTGGAGATCCTGGCTACGGATGACCCCGACTTCGCgcaggaggaggaacaggagcTCCAAGTGTACGAGAAGCACGATGACCTCCTGCATGGCCCCAATCGCCGCAA GGAGAAGATCGTCAGCATGGAGTTCATGAGGAAGTACATCCATGTAGCCAAGATGATTAAGCCCGTCTTGACCCAGGAGTCGGCGAACTACATAGCGGAGGAGTACTCCCGCCTGCGCAGCCAGAACCAGATGGGCTCGGACATCGCCAGG ACCTCCCCGGTCACGGCCCGTACCTTGGAGACCCTGATCCGCCTCTCCACGGCCCACGCCAAGGCCAGGATGAACAAGACGGTCGATCTGCAGGATGCGGAGGCAGCTCTGGAGCTGGTGCAGTTCGCCTACTTCAAAAAG GtgctggagaaagagaagaagcgCAAAAAACAGGTGGAGGAGGACTCGGAGACCGAGAAGGAGGATGAGGAGACACAGCCCAAAGAGGAGGGCAGGAAGCAAAG GAGGAAGAAGGCACGCACGGAGGGCCAGGAAGAGTCCTATGACCCCTATGACTTCAGCGACGCCGAGCAGGAGATGCCGGAGG tcCAGGCACATACACCCAAGACGCCCGAAGCCTCGGCCTCTGGCGAAGCGAAGAAGCCGGAGCTGGCTGATCCGAG GTTGAAGGCGTTCAAGGCTGCGctcctggaggtcttcaaagcTTCCCACGCCCAGTCCGTGGGCCTGAAGAGCGTGATGGAGTCCATCAACCGCGACAACCCCGAGCCCTTCTCGCTGCCTGAAGTGAAACTGGCGTTGGCCCACATGCAAGATGACAACCAGATCATGGTGTCCGATGACATTATCTTCTTAATTTGA